Proteins encoded within one genomic window of Bacillus sp. F19:
- the nuoN gene encoding NADH-quinone oxidoreductase subunit NuoN — MDMETLLSYKWSVMTPEFIILGTALLLSIIDLFMDDGKSRKWLGWIGFAGIAAAVISLAFMIGAKDAVILYDTFVLDSFAKAFKFILLLGAAIVFLLAIDFEPQEGLKERGEFYYLLLAALLGAMMMASSRDLITLFVGLELLSISSYILAGLRKKNLQSNESALKYVINGGISTAITLFGMSYIYGLTGTTSLTEMIPQLNALTESGYLYIAGISFLLIFVGLSFKIATVPFHMWAPDVYEGAPTPVTAFLSAVSKTAGFIIILRLCLSVFGNIPDEDGMESILVVYQSFIAILAAITMIVGNTVALRQKNIKRLLAYSSIAHAGYVLVGFVSFGGYFYFDAIWFYLLSYVIMNLGAFAIVQAVGRKTGSEDVTAFAGLYHRSPLAAIAVAIFFLSLAGLPGTAGFIGKITIFMNAFTNSTPQIVLASIMIATTVVSYFYYFGILTQVFFRKKETEEPFKWSAPLLIVTVICMIATVLLGIFPGAAFDFLNLNIS, encoded by the coding sequence ATGGATATGGAAACCTTGCTCAGCTATAAATGGAGTGTCATGACACCGGAGTTCATCATTCTCGGGACGGCACTGCTGCTGTCAATTATTGATCTTTTTATGGATGATGGCAAAAGCCGTAAATGGCTCGGATGGATAGGTTTCGCCGGTATTGCGGCCGCCGTAATAAGTCTTGCTTTTATGATCGGTGCAAAGGACGCAGTAATTCTTTATGACACGTTTGTACTGGATTCCTTTGCAAAAGCGTTCAAATTCATTCTACTTCTTGGAGCAGCGATTGTTTTCTTGCTGGCAATCGATTTTGAACCCCAGGAAGGCTTGAAAGAGCGGGGAGAATTCTATTACTTGCTGCTCGCAGCGCTTCTAGGAGCCATGATGATGGCATCAAGCCGGGATTTAATCACCTTATTTGTCGGGCTTGAGCTGCTGTCCATTTCTTCTTATATACTTGCCGGCTTACGCAAAAAAAATCTGCAATCAAATGAATCAGCCCTGAAATATGTGATCAACGGCGGGATCTCAACGGCCATTACGTTATTCGGGATGAGCTATATCTACGGTCTGACTGGCACAACAAGCCTGACAGAAATGATTCCGCAGCTGAATGCCTTAACAGAATCAGGCTATCTCTATATCGCCGGAATCTCTTTCCTGCTCATTTTTGTCGGTTTATCCTTTAAGATCGCAACGGTTCCTTTTCACATGTGGGCACCGGATGTATACGAGGGGGCACCGACACCTGTCACAGCTTTTCTGAGTGCCGTATCAAAAACAGCCGGGTTCATTATCATCCTGAGATTATGTCTGTCTGTCTTTGGCAACATTCCGGATGAAGACGGCATGGAGTCGATACTGGTGGTCTATCAAAGCTTTATTGCCATCTTAGCTGCGATTACGATGATCGTCGGCAATACAGTCGCCCTGAGGCAGAAAAACATCAAACGCCTGCTTGCCTATTCGTCCATTGCACATGCTGGATATGTGCTTGTCGGTTTTGTATCCTTCGGCGGCTACTTTTACTTCGACGCCATCTGGTTCTATTTATTATCGTACGTCATCATGAATCTCGGCGCTTTTGCGATTGTCCAGGCAGTCGGAAGAAAAACAGGCTCAGAGGATGTCACAGCCTTTGCCGGTCTGTATCACCGTTCACCGCTTGCGGCAATCGCCGTCGCCATCTTTTTCTTATCGCTTGCAGGACTCCCTGGCACGGCGGGCTTTATCGGGAAAATAACCATCTTCATGAATGCATTTACCAACAGCACGCCGCAGATCGTTCTTGCATCCATCATGATAGCCACAACCGTTGTCTCGTACTTTTATTACTTCGGCATTCTCACACAGGTCTTTTTCAGGAAAAAAGAAACCGAGGAGCCATTTAAATGGAGTGCACCGCTTCTGATCGTGACGGTCATCTGTATGATTGCAACCGTGCTGCTTGGAATTTTCCCAGGTGCAGCATTTGATTTTCTGAACTTAAATATTTCATAA
- the nuoK gene encoding NADH-quinone oxidoreductase subunit NuoK, which translates to MSSIPLSAFLVLALILFCIGLYGALTKRNTVIVLISIELMLNAANINLVAFSKYGVVPDITGQVFSLFTITIAAAEAAVGLAILFALYRNRRSVNIDDYNSMKH; encoded by the coding sequence ATGAGCTCGATTCCATTATCCGCCTTTCTTGTTCTCGCGCTGATTCTTTTTTGCATCGGTCTATACGGAGCCCTAACGAAACGAAATACGGTCATCGTCCTTATTTCGATCGAGCTTATGCTGAATGCTGCCAACATTAATCTGGTTGCCTTCAGCAAATACGGCGTCGTTCCGGATATTACCGGACAGGTTTTTTCTCTTTTTACGATCACGATCGCAGCAGCAGAGGCAGCCGTGGGACTTGCCATCCTATTTGCCCTGTACCGTAACCGGAGATCCGTCAATATTGATGACTATAACTCTATGAAGCACTAA
- a CDS encoding YwmB family TATA-box binding protein codes for MKKVSLAIIIFLLFLTGAVVAQAIGSDKKEAELGTIVEGMEAQGIDVKKWSLFSKEMISAENQSFKEIMKLLQTQFRHYKWSNESVDGKIHKVSGIFFNKKMGFTEKLQIQSTDTNGQKQSYILYELSGEGSGKNWIQLHEYAQTRSFDIFHENPTIFTCVNGQLDDKMSSVLQVKVNGLLKQFNAVPVEQLKEDSFISVSARTSDWDHLIPTDEGSMNIQIALRGAGLGNNTSVTVGTPIITSEY; via the coding sequence ATGAAAAAAGTCAGTCTGGCAATTATTATCTTTTTATTATTTCTTACAGGTGCGGTTGTTGCACAAGCTATTGGGTCTGACAAGAAGGAAGCTGAACTTGGAACTATTGTAGAAGGCATGGAAGCACAGGGAATTGACGTTAAAAAGTGGTCTTTATTTTCAAAGGAAATGATTTCTGCAGAGAATCAGTCTTTTAAAGAAATAATGAAACTTTTACAAACTCAATTTCGTCATTATAAGTGGTCGAATGAAAGTGTGGATGGCAAGATACATAAAGTATCGGGAATCTTTTTTAACAAGAAGATGGGATTTACAGAAAAGCTTCAAATTCAGTCAACCGACACAAACGGACAAAAACAGTCGTATATCTTGTATGAGCTCAGTGGAGAAGGTTCAGGGAAAAATTGGATTCAGCTGCATGAGTATGCGCAAACTCGCAGCTTCGACATTTTCCATGAAAATCCTACAATTTTCACTTGTGTAAATGGACAGCTTGATGATAAGATGAGTAGTGTTTTGCAAGTGAAGGTAAATGGTTTGCTTAAACAATTTAACGCGGTGCCAGTTGAACAGCTTAAAGAAGATTCGTTCATATCTGTGTCCGCACGTACGTCAGATTGGGATCACCTGATTCCAACAGATGAAGGCAGCATGAATATTCAAATTGCGCTCAGAGGCGCAGGATTGGGCAATAATACTAGCGTTACAGTAGGAACACCAATCATAACGTCTGAATATTAA
- the nuoL gene encoding NADH-quinone oxidoreductase subunit L, whose protein sequence is MMPYAWMIPLFPLVSFLVLLLFGKRLREGSAFVGSTLMILAFAGSLAVLFERFTQPTFKAETVWLTIGDFELTAGFEINQLNALMLVIVSLVSLAVHIYSKGYMHGDERFPVFYAYLGLFTFSMLGLVMTTNLLQLYIFWELVGVGSFLLIGFYFYKEEAKAAAKKAFIMTRIGDVGLFIGMLLLFWQAGSFEYDQIFASVADGKVSLDMITMISLLIFIGAIGKSGQFPLHSWLPDAMEGPTPVSALIHAATMVAAGVYLVALMYPLFAASETALLIVATIGAFTAIFAASIGLVQKDIKRVLAYSTVSQLGYMMLALGSAGYVAGVFHLMTHAFFKALLFLAAGSVIHAVHTQNIDEMGGLWKKLKFTGPLFLIGTLAISGVPLFSGFFSKDEILIAAWTHGNPVLFWLALIAAFFTAFYMFRLFFLVFTGRPKTELSSVKESPSNMLIPMSILAVLAIFSGYSNTPWFGTFLGDWLTEGSPQLGHGHIEGPIWIMFAATAVSLLGILLAYMMYSKLSISPEKIRSRVPMIHSVLKNKYFIDELYGMTIVWLTNTISVFCKYLEKFLVEGAVKGVTGIIRSAGAIGSKMQNGQVQMYGTVAFVGLAILLVLYAVTGGNFL, encoded by the coding sequence ATGATGCCATATGCCTGGATGATCCCGCTGTTCCCGCTTGTCTCATTCCTCGTGCTGCTTCTGTTCGGCAAACGCCTGAGGGAGGGCAGTGCCTTTGTAGGAAGCACTCTTATGATTCTTGCATTTGCGGGTTCGCTAGCTGTATTGTTTGAGCGGTTTACACAACCCACCTTTAAAGCGGAAACCGTGTGGCTCACAATTGGGGATTTTGAACTGACAGCAGGCTTTGAAATCAACCAATTAAATGCCTTAATGCTTGTGATTGTTTCGCTTGTAAGCTTAGCTGTACATATTTATTCAAAAGGATATATGCATGGAGACGAACGCTTTCCCGTTTTTTATGCGTATCTCGGTTTATTTACCTTCAGCATGCTCGGACTTGTCATGACGACAAACCTGCTTCAGCTCTATATCTTCTGGGAACTGGTCGGAGTCGGATCATTCTTATTGATCGGTTTCTATTTTTATAAAGAAGAAGCAAAGGCAGCTGCAAAAAAAGCCTTTATTATGACCCGTATCGGGGACGTTGGTCTGTTCATCGGCATGCTCCTCCTCTTTTGGCAGGCTGGCAGCTTCGAATATGACCAGATTTTTGCAAGTGTCGCAGATGGAAAGGTATCACTTGATATGATTACCATGATCAGCCTCTTAATCTTCATCGGGGCGATTGGAAAATCAGGTCAGTTTCCGCTCCATTCCTGGCTGCCGGATGCGATGGAAGGTCCGACGCCTGTTTCCGCCCTCATTCATGCGGCGACAATGGTAGCGGCCGGTGTTTATTTAGTAGCTCTCATGTATCCGCTATTTGCCGCAAGTGAAACGGCCCTTCTAATTGTCGCAACAATTGGAGCCTTCACGGCTATTTTCGCTGCAAGCATCGGGCTTGTGCAAAAAGATATCAAACGCGTGCTTGCGTATTCTACTGTCAGTCAGCTTGGCTATATGATGCTTGCGCTTGGTTCCGCAGGCTATGTCGCGGGTGTTTTTCATTTAATGACACATGCCTTTTTTAAAGCCCTGCTGTTTCTCGCAGCGGGCAGTGTGATTCATGCTGTTCATACACAAAACATTGATGAGATGGGCGGCTTGTGGAAAAAGCTGAAGTTCACGGGACCGCTGTTTCTGATCGGGACGCTTGCTATAAGCGGAGTCCCGCTCTTCTCAGGATTTTTCAGTAAAGATGAAATCCTGATAGCGGCGTGGACACATGGAAATCCTGTCCTTTTCTGGCTGGCACTCATTGCCGCCTTCTTCACCGCCTTTTATATGTTCCGGCTCTTCTTTCTCGTTTTTACTGGACGTCCGAAAACAGAGCTTTCAAGTGTAAAAGAATCACCGTCCAATATGCTGATTCCAATGAGTATCCTTGCCGTGCTCGCCATTTTCTCAGGCTACAGCAACACTCCCTGGTTCGGAACATTTCTTGGTGACTGGCTGACGGAAGGTTCGCCGCAGCTTGGGCACGGACACATTGAAGGACCAATATGGATTATGTTCGCAGCAACCGCTGTCTCTCTGCTTGGCATCTTGCTTGCTTACATGATGTACAGCAAACTATCCATCTCTCCTGAAAAAATAAGATCGCGGGTGCCGATGATTCATTCAGTGCTTAAAAACAAATATTTCATTGATGAACTCTATGGAATGACGATCGTCTGGCTCACGAACACAATCAGCGTCTTCTGCAAGTACCTCGAAAAATTCCTGGTTGAGGGTGCTGTAAAAGGAGTGACAGGGATTATCCGGTCAGCCGGAGCCATCGGTTCGAAAATGCAGAACGGGCAGGTGCAGATGTATGGAACCGTTGCCTTTGTCGGACTCGCTATTTTACTTGTTCTATATGCAGTGACAGGGGGGAACTTCTTATGA
- the nuoI gene encoding NADH-quinone oxidoreductase subunit NuoI, which produces MRGLAKGLTYTLNNLTKKKVTYDYPNDALALPDRFRGIQKFYPEKCIVCNQCANICPTDCIELTGKKHPDPAKKGKIIDTYDINFEICILCDLCTEVCPTEAIVMTNNFELAEYSRDQLFKNLEWLDENDENIREENKV; this is translated from the coding sequence ATGCGAGGCTTAGCAAAAGGTTTAACGTATACCCTGAACAACTTGACGAAGAAAAAAGTGACGTATGATTACCCGAACGATGCACTTGCGCTGCCTGACAGGTTCCGCGGCATTCAGAAGTTTTATCCGGAGAAGTGCATTGTCTGCAATCAGTGCGCGAATATTTGTCCGACGGATTGCATTGAACTGACAGGGAAGAAGCATCCGGATCCGGCGAAAAAAGGGAAAATCATTGATACGTATGATATCAACTTTGAAATTTGCATTTTATGCGATCTCTGCACAGAGGTTTGCCCGACAGAAGCAATCGTAATGACGAATAACTTTGAGCTTGCGGAGTACAGCCGCGATCAGCTTTTTAAAAATCTTGAGTGGCTGGATGAAAATGATGAGAACATCAGGGAGGAGAATAAGGTGTGA
- the murA gene encoding UDP-N-acetylglucosamine 1-carboxyvinyltransferase, protein MEKIIVRGGRKLNGTVKVEGAKNAVLPVIAASLLASEQKSIICDVPTLSDVYTINEVLRHLGAEVHFENNQVFVDASKELNMEAPFEYVRKMRASVLVMGPLLARNGRARVALPGGCAIGSRPIDQHLKGFEAMGATIKVGNGFIDAEVSGRLRGAKIYLDFPSVGATENIIMAAALAEGTSVLENVAKEPEIVDLANYINAMGGKVRGAGTGTIRIEGVETLKGVKHHIIPDRIEAGTFMVAAAITGGNVLVRGAVPEHLTSLIAKMEEMGVQISEEEDGLRVIGPEKLKSIDIKTMPHPGFPTDMQSQMMALLLKAEGTSMITETVFENRFMHVEEFRRMNGDIKIEGRSVIINGPVNMQGAEVAATDLRAGAALVLAGLVADGYTRVTELKHVDRGYVDFHGKLAAIGADIERITEETTIKSEQAVSDMNA, encoded by the coding sequence TTGGAAAAAATCATCGTCCGCGGCGGTCGTAAGTTAAACGGTACTGTTAAAGTAGAAGGTGCTAAAAATGCCGTTTTACCAGTAATCGCTGCATCTTTATTAGCCAGTGAACAAAAAAGCATAATTTGTGATGTGCCTACGCTCTCCGATGTGTATACAATCAATGAAGTGCTGCGCCATTTAGGTGCAGAAGTACACTTTGAAAATAATCAAGTGTTTGTAGATGCATCTAAAGAGCTAAATATGGAAGCTCCTTTCGAATATGTACGCAAAATGCGTGCTTCTGTTTTAGTTATGGGTCCATTACTTGCCAGAAATGGCCGTGCACGTGTGGCATTGCCAGGCGGCTGTGCGATTGGATCACGTCCAATTGACCAACATTTAAAAGGCTTCGAAGCAATGGGAGCTACCATTAAGGTTGGGAACGGATTTATCGACGCTGAAGTCTCTGGAAGACTTCGCGGGGCAAAAATCTACTTGGATTTCCCAAGTGTTGGAGCAACTGAAAATATTATTATGGCTGCGGCTCTTGCAGAAGGCACATCTGTCCTTGAGAACGTAGCAAAAGAACCGGAAATCGTTGACCTTGCCAATTACATTAATGCAATGGGCGGCAAAGTGCGCGGAGCCGGAACTGGCACGATTCGCATTGAAGGTGTAGAAACACTTAAAGGCGTTAAGCATCATATCATTCCTGACCGCATTGAAGCTGGAACTTTCATGGTTGCAGCAGCTATTACAGGCGGAAATGTATTGGTTCGCGGCGCTGTGCCGGAACACTTAACTTCTTTGATCGCGAAAATGGAAGAAATGGGCGTTCAGATTTCTGAAGAAGAAGACGGACTTCGTGTCATCGGACCAGAAAAACTGAAATCCATTGACATCAAGACAATGCCGCATCCAGGCTTCCCGACAGATATGCAATCTCAAATGATGGCATTGTTGTTGAAAGCTGAAGGAACTTCTATGATCACGGAAACAGTTTTCGAAAACCGTTTCATGCACGTGGAAGAATTCCGCCGCATGAATGGGGATATTAAGATTGAGGGCCGTTCTGTTATCATTAATGGTCCAGTTAATATGCAAGGTGCAGAAGTGGCAGCAACAGACTTGCGCGCTGGTGCAGCACTTGTTCTTGCAGGTTTAGTTGCAGACGGCTACACTCGTGTAACTGAGCTTAAGCACGTTGACCGAGGATACGTTGACTTCCACGGCAAACTTGCTGCAATCGGTGCTGACATCGAACGCATCACTGAAGAAACCACGATTAAATCCGAGCAGGCTGTAAGCGACATGAACGCTTAA
- the nuoH gene encoding NADH-quinone oxidoreductase subunit NuoH has translation MVEGLLQSSPGIGNFAIFFGLATAFLFVVLGFVTYGILAERKVMGFMQGRIGPNQVGGKWGLLQTVADVLKLLIKEDTIPKLADRPLFILAPVIAFAPAFIVLSTIPFTDAFQFADLGVGLLFYIAISGLTTIGIVTGGWASNNKYSLLGGMRAAAQMISYEIPLVMSVIGVVLLSGSLNLNTIVDAQEDVWFIFLQPIGFLIFLIASVAELNRTPFDLPEAESELVAGYHVEYSGFRWAFFMLSEYVYFFAMASLTTVLFLGGWNPVAFLDFIPGAIWFGLKFSVVIFTLIWFRVTFPRIRADQLMEFGWKVLLPVALANIFITAIVKEIFFK, from the coding sequence ATGGTGGAAGGCTTGCTTCAATCATCACCGGGCATAGGCAACTTTGCGATATTCTTTGGGCTTGCAACAGCTTTCCTGTTTGTCGTCCTTGGTTTCGTCACCTACGGGATTCTGGCAGAGCGCAAAGTTATGGGATTTATGCAGGGACGGATCGGCCCTAACCAGGTAGGGGGCAAATGGGGTCTGCTGCAGACGGTGGCAGATGTTTTAAAGCTTCTGATAAAAGAAGACACAATTCCGAAGCTTGCTGACAGGCCGCTGTTTATTCTTGCTCCTGTCATCGCTTTTGCTCCGGCGTTTATCGTTCTATCAACGATTCCGTTTACTGACGCCTTCCAGTTTGCAGATTTAGGTGTCGGCCTGCTTTTTTACATCGCCATATCGGGTTTAACGACGATTGGCATTGTAACAGGAGGCTGGGCTTCGAATAACAAATACTCTCTGCTCGGCGGGATGCGCGCAGCGGCGCAAATGATTTCCTATGAAATCCCTCTTGTCATGTCGGTCATCGGGGTTGTCCTGTTATCCGGGAGCCTGAACTTAAATACGATTGTAGATGCACAAGAGGATGTCTGGTTTATTTTCCTTCAGCCGATCGGGTTTCTCATTTTCCTGATTGCATCGGTGGCAGAGTTAAACAGGACCCCGTTTGACTTGCCAGAAGCGGAATCAGAGCTTGTTGCCGGATATCATGTCGAGTACTCCGGCTTCCGCTGGGCATTCTTCATGCTGTCGGAATATGTGTATTTTTTCGCAATGGCGTCCTTAACAACTGTTTTATTTTTAGGCGGCTGGAATCCGGTTGCATTTCTTGATTTCATTCCTGGTGCAATCTGGTTCGGCCTCAAATTCAGTGTGGTCATCTTCACGCTCATCTGGTTCCGTGTCACATTCCCGCGGATCCGCGCCGATCAGCTGATGGAATTCGGATGGAAAGTGCTGCTCCCGGTCGCACTCGCGAATATTTTCATAACGGCGATTGTGAAAGAGATTTTCTTCAAATAG
- a CDS encoding VanZ family protein, producing MKFLTALFLIIAFSLFSFTSDLLSLLTGDYIGLTIRRDPDFSDLFLYHDIALHSKFYVVTKIGHAFFFCFFTLIMTYMYRMRTAILWAVFLAVSSEILQLYAMRSGRIVDMIYDLTGALAGIILIKIILAYSKHVQIVEGNRRKM from the coding sequence ATGAAATTCTTAACGGCTTTATTTTTGATTATCGCATTTTCATTGTTCTCGTTTACGAGTGATTTACTGTCTTTGCTGACGGGAGATTATATCGGTCTTACCATTCGGAGAGACCCCGATTTTTCCGACTTGTTTCTCTATCATGATATAGCCCTGCACAGTAAGTTTTATGTTGTCACAAAAATTGGGCACGCCTTTTTCTTTTGCTTTTTTACGCTTATCATGACTTATATGTACCGGATGCGTACAGCGATTTTATGGGCAGTATTTCTCGCCGTATCCTCAGAAATCCTTCAGCTATATGCTATGCGCAGCGGCAGGATTGTGGATATGATTTACGACCTGACAGGGGCATTAGCAGGAATCATTTTAATAAAAATTATTTTAGCTTATTCAAAACACGTGCAAATTGTCGAAGGAAATCGGCGGAAAATGTAG
- a CDS encoding NADH-quinone oxidoreductase subunit J encodes MTGEYVAFVGLAMVAIGGGILMLNVTKVVHMVVSLVFTFVSIAGLYILLSAEFVAAVQILIYSGAITIIMLFGIMLTRHEDEEQSAAGTGRKLITFLGIAAFALVMYLGIYDLKLGEPTANLHVKNTEQIGISLYSHFVIPFELTSVLLLVALVGAIILAKKDENEEDKK; translated from the coding sequence ATAACCGGAGAGTATGTAGCCTTTGTCGGACTCGCAATGGTGGCAATCGGGGGCGGCATTCTCATGCTGAATGTGACAAAAGTGGTTCATATGGTCGTATCGCTGGTGTTCACATTCGTGAGTATTGCCGGTTTATATATTCTTCTCTCCGCGGAATTTGTCGCAGCTGTCCAAATCTTAATCTACTCGGGTGCGATTACAATCATCATGCTGTTTGGCATTATGCTCACGCGTCATGAGGACGAGGAGCAGTCCGCAGCGGGCACCGGAAGAAAGCTTATTACATTTCTCGGAATCGCTGCATTTGCGCTTGTTATGTATCTTGGTATCTATGATCTCAAGCTTGGGGAGCCGACTGCCAATCTGCATGTGAAAAATACGGAACAAATCGGAATCTCCCTTTATTCACATTTTGTCATTCCGTTTGAGCTAACATCCGTTCTATTGCTTGTCGCATTGGTCGGAGCCATTATTCTGGCGAAAAAAGACGAGAATGAGGAGGACAAAAAATGA
- a CDS encoding DUF1146 family protein, producing the protein MLDFNQQALLGLLSHLVFIPVTWWALQALHIEKAMKKGKIMQARALLILLTIAISGAVSNFFLDYLIWSRQLPFLF; encoded by the coding sequence ATGCTTGATTTTAATCAGCAAGCATTACTTGGCCTTTTGTCACATCTTGTATTCATTCCGGTTACATGGTGGGCACTGCAGGCGCTGCATATTGAAAAGGCCATGAAAAAAGGAAAAATCATGCAAGCGCGTGCGCTGCTGATCCTGCTCACGATCGCCATCTCAGGTGCTGTAAGCAACTTTTTTCTTGATTATTTAATATGGTCCCGCCAGCTGCCTTTTTTATTTTAA
- a CDS encoding NADH-quinone oxidoreductase subunit M, which yields MTSILLTALVFSPVLGIIVLAFMKKDQETSLKLVGFLATLPAVLLSGIVFAQYQIGNDLARFAEKREWIAFGQYHDKQPGLFTVDYELALDGFSLIMVLLTSILAALSAAASVSIKKNWKSYFMLLLLLEVGMLGVFMAQNLILFFIFFEITLIPMFFLIGKWGFMAREKAAYQFLLYNGFGSAILLIVIILLFSKTGTTNIALLSQMLNTPDVQLIGPISEDFKLGLLIALIAAFGVKLPIFPLHTWMLRVHVQAPPPIVMLHSGILLKIGAFGLIKFGLGLFPDQFSQLSTILIVLGLVNLLYGAFLALIQNEFRMVLAYSSISHMGIVLIGLGALNEAGIQGAIFQVVSHGLISALLFFLVGVLIERTQTTQLDQLSGLSKAMPLAAGFLLAGAMASLGLPGMSGFISELTAFMGVFDQHPELGAIGAIGIILTAAYLLRAVLSITFGAEKKSEHVHVDMKWYEIIPVIVLLFFIILIGVYPNGLSVPLQLTIETIMKGIGG from the coding sequence ATGACATCCATTCTGCTTACGGCCCTTGTTTTCTCGCCTGTACTTGGAATCATCGTTCTTGCTTTTATGAAAAAAGACCAGGAAACATCGTTAAAACTTGTCGGGTTTCTGGCGACCTTGCCTGCCGTCCTTTTGTCTGGAATCGTGTTTGCACAATATCAGATAGGCAATGATCTCGCGCGATTTGCCGAGAAACGCGAATGGATTGCGTTTGGGCAATACCATGACAAGCAGCCTGGCTTGTTTACAGTTGATTACGAGCTTGCGCTGGACGGCTTTTCGCTGATTATGGTTCTGCTCACATCGATTCTTGCGGCTCTTTCTGCAGCGGCCTCTGTTTCTATTAAAAAGAACTGGAAAAGCTACTTTATGCTGCTGCTCCTTCTTGAAGTCGGCATGCTCGGCGTCTTCATGGCCCAGAATTTGATTCTTTTCTTCATCTTTTTTGAAATTACGCTGATTCCGATGTTCTTCCTTATTGGAAAATGGGGCTTCATGGCCCGTGAAAAAGCAGCGTATCAATTTTTGCTCTATAACGGATTTGGGTCGGCGATCTTGCTGATTGTGATCATCCTGCTCTTTTCAAAAACAGGGACAACAAATATTGCCCTGCTGAGCCAAATGCTGAATACGCCAGATGTTCAGCTGATCGGGCCAATCTCAGAGGATTTTAAGCTTGGCTTGCTGATTGCCCTCATCGCTGCATTTGGAGTGAAGCTTCCAATCTTCCCGCTGCATACGTGGATGCTGAGAGTGCATGTTCAGGCTCCGCCGCCCATTGTCATGCTTCATTCAGGTATCCTTCTGAAAATAGGGGCATTCGGTTTGATTAAATTCGGTCTTGGCTTATTCCCGGACCAATTTTCACAGCTAAGCACCATTTTAATCGTGCTTGGGCTTGTGAATCTGCTGTATGGAGCCTTCCTGGCGCTCATTCAAAATGAATTCAGAATGGTGCTTGCCTATTCGAGTATTTCACATATGGGCATCGTGCTCATCGGACTTGGTGCACTAAATGAAGCTGGTATACAGGGTGCGATCTTTCAGGTCGTTTCACACGGACTAATTTCTGCGCTGCTGTTCTTTTTAGTGGGAGTGTTAATCGAACGAACTCAAACAACTCAATTGGATCAGCTTTCAGGCTTATCGAAAGCCATGCCGCTTGCTGCAGGCTTTTTATTAGCTGGTGCAATGGCTTCGCTTGGCTTGCCGGGAATGTCCGGTTTCATCAGTGAACTGACGGCGTTCATGGGGGTCTTCGATCAGCATCCGGAGCTTGGGGCAATCGGGGCAATCGGCATCATTTTGACCGCTGCTTATCTTTTGAGGGCTGTTCTTTCGATCACCTTTGGAGCCGAAAAGAAATCAGAGCATGTGCACGTTGATATGAAGTGGTATGAGATTATCCCGGTCATCGTGCTGCTGTTTTTCATTATTTTGATTGGCGTCTATCCGAATGGACTTTCCGTTCCATTGCAGCTGACAATCGAGACCATCATGAAAGGGATAGGGGGGTGA